A portion of the Pagrus major chromosome 8, Pma_NU_1.0 genome contains these proteins:
- the LOC141000678 gene encoding solute carrier family 45 member 3, whose protein sequence is MPGWRSQWRLVLLNSLTCGLEICVAAGITYVPPLLLEAGVEERYMTMVLGIGPVLGLLFIPLIGSASDHCNSSYGRRRPFIWLLSLGVLLALVIIPHADVLATRLAWGGQTLQVGFLILGVGLLDFCGQVCFTPLEALLSDLYREEEDCGQAFAMFSFMVSLGGCVGYLLPALDWSRGLLSVYLGGQAECLFFLLILIFVSSVLITMKVSEEPLCASSGLPGSGSLLETGAGTMEASRYGVPRSCCYLLKCKLRLLKSGPLLCLLRTCWSMTPAIYRSYCHVPRVMRQLCVAQLCSWMAVMSFMLFYTDFVGEGLYEGVPSALPGSVSRQRYDEGIRMGSLGLFLQCATSTFFSLVMSRLVRHFGSRWVYLSSMVSFTLSALVICLSKSVVLVTVMAALTGYAYATLQTLPYTLTCHYHKEKEVYMPKKKTKSVHKNGITSKLDSVYSTPVEEEAGLNHKTGTPYGNAFFGQDSYYPGPHGQNGSSHSAVSGEQEEAELGFEKRGVGLDFAILDSTFLLSQVFPTLFMGTIVQFAQSVTAYIASSAIFGAVAIYLAGHIIFDQKDLKR, encoded by the exons ATGCCTGGATGGAGGTCTCAGTGGCGTCTCGTCCTGCTGAACTCCCTGACCTGTGGCCTGGAGATCTGCGTGGCAGCTGGGATCACATACGTGCCCCCACTGCTGCTGGAGGCTGGAGTGGAAGAGCGCTACATGACCATGGTGCTAG GCATTGGTCCAGTGCTTGGCCTCTTATTCATCCCTTTGATTGGCTCAGCCAGTGACCACTGCAACAGCAGTTATGGCAGACGACGGCCGTTCATCTGGCTGCTGTCTTTAGGAGTCCTTTTGGCGCTCGTCATCATTCCCCACGCTGATGTACTGGCCACACGCCTTGCCTGGGGTGGGCAAACCCTTCAG GTGGGCTTCCTAATCTTAGGAGTGGGGCTCCTTGACTTTTGTGGACAAGTGTGCTTCACACCTCTGGAGGCCCTTTTGTCGGACCTGTATCGAGAAGAGGAGGACTGTGGCCAAGCCTTTGCCATGTTCTCCTTCATGGTCAGCTTGGGAGGCTGTGTGGGTTATTTGCTACCCGCACTTGACTGGAGTCGTGGCCTCCTCTCTGTTTACCTGGGAGGCCAGGCTGAgtgcctcttcttcctcctcatcctcatcttcgTCTCCAGTGTGCTCATCACCATGAAGGTGTCTGAGGAACCCTTGTGTGCCAGCAGTGGCTTGCCGGGGTCAGGATCGTTACTGGAGACGGGGGCTGGCACGATGGAGGCCAGTCGGTACGGCGTTCCGCGCTCATGCTGCTACCTGCTGAAGTGTAAGCTGAGGCTGCTGAAGTCTGGACCGCTGCTGTGCCTGCTGAGAACATGCTGGTCCATGACCCCGGCCATCTACAGGAGCTACTGCCATGTCCCGCGGGTGATGAGGCAGCTGTGTGTGGCTCAGCTCTGCAGCTGGATGGCCGTCATGTCTTTTATGCTTTTCTACACAGACTTTGTGGGGGAAGGCCTGTATGAGGGCGTGCCCAGTGCATTACCAGGAAGTGTGTCCAGGCAAAGATACGATGAAG gTATCCGTATGGGCAGTCTGGGCCTGTTCCTGCAGTGTGCTACCTCAACCTTCTTCTCCCTGGTCATGAGTCGTTTGGTTCGCCACTTTGGCTCACGGTGGGTCTACCTGAGCAGCATGGTGAGCTTCACACTCTCAGCTTTGGTCATCTGCCTGTCCAAAAGTGTGGTCTTGGTCACTGTAATGGCAGCCCTCACCGGCTATGCGTACGCCACTCTGCAGACTCTGCCCTACACACTCACCTGCCACTACCACAAGGAGAAAGAG GTCTAtatgccaaaaaagaaaaccaaaagcGTGCATAAAAATGGCATTACATCCAAGCTGGACTCTGTGTATTCGACTCCTGTGGAAGAGGAGGCTGGACTGAACCACAAAACAGGGACTCCCTACGGGAATGCCTTCTTTGGCCAGGACAGTTACTACCCCGGTCCACACGGCCAGAATGGCTCCTCTCACAGTGCTGTCAGCGGTGAACAGGAGGAGGCCGAGTTAGGCTTTGAGAAACGTGGTGTGGGTTTGGACTTTGCCATTTTGGACAgcaccttcctcctctctcaggtTTTCCCCACCCTCTTCATGGGCACGATCGTTCAGTTCGCACAGTCCGTCACTGCCTACATCGCCTCCTCTGCCATCTTCGGTGCCGTTGCCATCTACTTGGCCGGTCACATCATCTTTGACCAAAAGGACCTCAAAAGATGA